One segment of Arthrobacter sp. MMS18-M83 DNA contains the following:
- a CDS encoding flagellar biosynthesis protein FlhA, which yields MNNRFARLTVPVGIVGIVLLLVVPVPAPLLDFLIVCNILLALLILLTSMFVKKPLDFSVFPSLLLVATLFRLGLNVASTRLVLGQGFAGQVIDAFGKVTVGGSMIIGAVVFLILVVIQFVVVTKGAERVAEVGARFTLDAMPGKQMAIDADLNAGLITDAQARKRRAEVSAEADFYGAMDGASKFVKGDAIAGIIIIIINFVGGIAIGVLQRGMNVGDALNSYGLLTMGDGLVTQIPALLMAVSTGMIVTRSNAEEDMGRTASSQLMQSPNAMLIAGLAAVAMALIPGMPILPFLLVGAFLLFASRRLAAQQKKQLEEQDAQDAASLSSEEDPNERLMLDMRIHPVEILLAPDLVDMVSGASDDLLGRVRSLRHKIAMELGIVIPPVRTRDNVELPPANYAIRIAGVEAGRGTAPSGKLLALGDYLDALPGISTVEPVFGLAGKWIPTEMRHSAEMTGATVIDRVSVLVTHLSSIVSANAARLLTREDVRVLTEGVRKQSPAAVEELIPGLMSLAEVQRVLQGLLEEQVPINDLPRIYEALALRAKVSTEPEALVEAARQSLGPALAAKFLDGSVLNVIMIDPLLEQSMLEDMRPAEGGTQIVMSQARLDAVLASVKSSVETAAAAGRQAVLVCAPALRPAVRRLVAAPDGGVPVLSYREVTSANIQIETVGVVRHAEAIQA from the coding sequence ATGAACAACAGATTCGCCAGGCTCACCGTGCCGGTGGGAATCGTCGGCATCGTGCTGCTGCTGGTGGTTCCCGTGCCCGCGCCGCTGCTGGATTTCCTGATCGTCTGCAACATCCTGCTGGCCCTGCTCATCCTGCTCACCAGCATGTTCGTCAAGAAGCCGCTGGACTTCTCGGTATTCCCGTCCTTGCTGCTGGTGGCCACGCTATTCCGGCTGGGACTCAACGTCGCCTCCACACGGCTTGTCCTGGGGCAGGGCTTCGCCGGACAAGTGATCGATGCCTTCGGCAAGGTCACCGTGGGCGGTTCCATGATCATCGGCGCCGTGGTGTTCCTGATCCTGGTGGTCATCCAGTTCGTGGTGGTTACCAAGGGCGCCGAACGCGTGGCCGAGGTGGGAGCAAGATTCACCCTCGACGCCATGCCCGGCAAGCAGATGGCCATCGACGCGGACCTCAACGCCGGCCTCATCACCGATGCCCAAGCACGTAAGCGCCGCGCCGAGGTGTCCGCCGAGGCCGATTTCTACGGTGCCATGGACGGTGCCTCGAAGTTCGTCAAGGGCGATGCCATCGCGGGCATCATCATTATCATCATCAACTTCGTGGGCGGCATCGCCATCGGCGTTCTGCAGCGCGGCATGAACGTGGGCGACGCCCTGAACTCCTACGGGCTGCTGACCATGGGCGACGGGCTCGTCACACAGATCCCGGCCCTCCTCATGGCCGTGTCCACGGGCATGATCGTCACCCGGTCCAACGCCGAGGAGGACATGGGCCGCACGGCGTCCTCGCAGCTCATGCAGTCGCCCAACGCGATGCTCATCGCAGGACTTGCCGCAGTAGCCATGGCGTTGATCCCCGGCATGCCCATCCTGCCGTTCCTGCTGGTGGGTGCCTTCCTCCTATTCGCTTCCCGGCGCTTGGCAGCGCAGCAAAAGAAACAGCTCGAGGAGCAGGATGCCCAGGACGCAGCCAGCCTGAGCTCCGAAGAAGACCCCAACGAGCGGCTCATGCTGGACATGCGCATCCACCCCGTGGAAATCCTGTTGGCTCCGGACCTTGTGGACATGGTCTCCGGTGCCTCGGACGATCTCCTGGGCCGCGTGCGCTCACTGCGCCACAAGATCGCCATGGAGTTGGGGATCGTGATCCCGCCCGTCCGCACGCGCGACAATGTGGAGCTGCCACCGGCGAACTACGCCATCCGCATTGCCGGCGTCGAAGCGGGACGTGGCACGGCGCCGTCGGGCAAGTTGCTCGCCCTCGGCGACTACCTTGACGCCCTGCCGGGCATCTCCACCGTGGAACCGGTCTTCGGACTGGCCGGAAAGTGGATTCCCACGGAAATGCGGCACAGCGCCGAAATGACCGGGGCAACCGTGATCGACCGGGTTTCGGTGTTGGTGACCCATTTGTCATCGATCGTCTCCGCCAACGCCGCAAGGCTCCTCACCCGCGAGGACGTCCGCGTGTTGACGGAAGGCGTGCGCAAGCAGAGCCCGGCCGCCGTCGAGGAACTCATCCCCGGACTGATGTCCCTTGCCGAAGTGCAGCGGGTATTGCAAGGCCTCCTCGAAGAACAGGTTCCCATCAACGACCTTCCGCGGATCTACGAGGCACTCGCCCTGCGCGCCAAGGTTTCCACCGAACCAGAGGCGCTCGTCGAAGCCGCCCGGCAATCCCTGGGACCCGCGCTCGCAGCCAAGTTCCTGGACGGCTCGGTGCTCAATGTGATCATGATCGATCCGCTCTTGGAACAGTCCATGCTCGAAGACATGCGTCCGGCGGAAGGAGGCACCCAGATCGTCATGAGCCAAGCGCGCCTCGACGCCGTCCTGGCCTCCGTGAAGAGTTCCGTCGAAACGGCGGCGGCTGCCGGACGGCAAGCCGTTTTGGTGTGCGCCCCGGCGTTGCGGCCCGCGGTCCGGCGCCTCGTGGCGGCTCCCGACGGTGGCGTCCCCGTGCTGTCCTACCGTGAAGTGACGTCGGCCAACATCCAGATCGAAACCGTGGGGGTGGTCCGCCATGCCGAAGCAATACAAGCTTAA
- a CDS encoding MFS transporter: MFSPSTTQHPRTPSTQSAPWRDWTALALLMFPVLLVAVDNTALTFALPEIARTLEVGGVQLLWIVDAYALVLAALLVSMGNLGDRIGRRRLLLIGSTGFAAVSAATAFAPSAEWLIAGRAGLGIFGAMLMPSTLSLIRNIFPDPNRRRLAIAVWAAGFSGGAALGPIFGGWLVEHFWWGAVFLVAVPLLLPLLAFGPFLIPESKDRNPGKPDVPSIAMSILTMAPVVYGIKEVAVHGFGPAPAAFMAFGLAMGIIFVRRQRSLASPMLDVRLFGNKVFSTAIIANVLSLFSMTGFIYFFAQHLQLVEGQSPMEAGIAMVPALLATIVAGMVVVPLVKRIRPGLVVASGLTLSAMGYLVAALGNHGQGPGYLLTALLLLAIGVGSAETISNDLILGAVPADKAGAASAISETGYELGSLLGTAVLGSILTASYQHHLLLPVELSGHAAERSRETLAGAVGTAASLPQPLAGALTAAARAAFESGVHITAAIGLVLMAGAAVLAAVALRRVPTAK; the protein is encoded by the coding sequence ATGTTCAGCCCGTCCACAACCCAGCATCCCCGCACCCCGTCAACCCAATCCGCCCCGTGGCGCGATTGGACTGCCCTGGCGCTCTTGATGTTCCCCGTGCTGCTGGTGGCTGTTGACAACACTGCGCTGACATTTGCTCTTCCGGAAATCGCCCGGACGCTGGAGGTCGGGGGCGTGCAGCTGCTTTGGATTGTGGATGCCTATGCGCTGGTGCTGGCGGCATTGCTGGTATCCATGGGCAACCTGGGAGACAGGATCGGCCGCCGCCGCTTGCTCCTGATCGGCAGCACGGGCTTCGCAGCCGTTTCCGCAGCCACCGCGTTCGCCCCGTCGGCCGAATGGCTCATTGCGGGACGCGCCGGCCTGGGCATCTTCGGAGCCATGCTCATGCCGTCCACATTGTCCTTGATCCGCAACATCTTCCCGGACCCGAACCGCCGCCGGCTTGCCATCGCGGTGTGGGCCGCGGGATTCTCCGGCGGCGCCGCGCTCGGGCCGATCTTCGGCGGCTGGCTCGTGGAACATTTCTGGTGGGGAGCCGTGTTCCTGGTGGCCGTGCCGCTGTTGTTGCCCCTCCTTGCCTTCGGCCCGTTCCTGATTCCCGAGTCCAAGGATCGCAATCCGGGCAAGCCTGACGTTCCCAGCATCGCGATGTCCATCCTGACCATGGCACCGGTGGTTTATGGCATCAAAGAGGTCGCTGTGCACGGCTTCGGCCCCGCCCCTGCAGCCTTCATGGCGTTCGGCCTGGCCATGGGAATCATCTTTGTCCGCAGGCAGCGCTCCTTGGCATCGCCCATGCTGGACGTGCGTCTTTTTGGGAACAAGGTGTTCAGCACAGCCATCATTGCCAACGTCCTGTCCCTGTTTTCCATGACGGGCTTCATCTACTTCTTCGCGCAGCACTTGCAGCTTGTGGAGGGCCAGTCCCCCATGGAGGCAGGAATCGCCATGGTTCCGGCTCTGCTGGCCACCATCGTGGCGGGCATGGTGGTGGTTCCCCTGGTCAAGCGGATCCGCCCGGGACTGGTGGTGGCATCCGGCCTGACGTTGAGCGCCATGGGTTATCTCGTGGCGGCCTTGGGCAACCATGGCCAGGGCCCCGGGTACCTTTTGACGGCACTCTTGCTGCTTGCCATCGGGGTTGGATCGGCGGAGACCATCTCCAACGACCTCATCCTGGGGGCCGTTCCTGCCGACAAGGCCGGCGCGGCCTCGGCGATCTCCGAGACAGGCTACGAACTCGGCTCATTGCTGGGCACGGCAGTCCTGGGCTCGATCCTGACGGCGTCCTACCAGCACCACCTGCTTCTTCCTGTTGAATTGTCCGGCCATGCTGCCGAACGCTCCCGGGAGACGCTCGCCGGAGCGGTGGGCACCGCAGCGTCACTCCCCCAGCCACTGGCTGGCGCCTTGACCGCCGCGGCGCGTGCCGCCTTCGAATCGGGCGTCCACATCACCGCGGCGATCGGGCTGGTACTGATGGCGGGAGCGGCAGTCCTTGCCGCCGTCGCACTCCGCCGCGTGCCGACCGCGAAGTAA
- the fliP gene encoding flagellar type III secretion system pore protein FliP (The bacterial flagellar biogenesis protein FliP forms a type III secretion system (T3SS)-type pore required for flagellar assembly.) produces the protein MARMLLAVLCVLLLTALFLWLGMSAGHSAPIAPTPPAAPAVPTAPAQPSGGNVSIDINGLDGKPSTAVVTLIGVTLLSVAPALLLMMTSFTKIFVVLAMTRNALSLPSIPPNQVLAGLALFLSLFVMWPVISEINNVGIQPYLNGTLDFNGAVSAGSAPLQHFMVAHTRQEDIALMTRAAKLDNPANPQSVPLQTLIPAFMISELRAAFIIGFVIFIPFLVIDLVVSAALMSMGMMMLPPVMISLPFKILLFILVDGWGLVITALIQSYSSG, from the coding sequence ATGGCCAGAATGTTGCTCGCAGTTCTCTGCGTGCTGCTGCTGACGGCCCTGTTCCTGTGGTTGGGCATGTCCGCCGGACACTCAGCACCCATCGCCCCGACGCCACCCGCCGCACCCGCGGTGCCCACGGCCCCGGCTCAGCCGTCCGGCGGCAACGTCAGCATCGACATCAACGGACTGGATGGCAAACCTTCCACCGCCGTTGTGACGCTGATCGGGGTCACGCTGCTCTCTGTCGCTCCGGCCCTGCTGCTGATGATGACCTCGTTCACTAAGATCTTCGTGGTGCTCGCCATGACCCGCAATGCCTTGTCCCTGCCATCCATCCCGCCCAATCAGGTCCTGGCCGGTTTGGCGCTCTTCCTGTCCCTTTTTGTCATGTGGCCCGTGATTTCGGAGATCAACAACGTTGGCATCCAGCCTTACCTGAACGGGACGCTGGACTTCAACGGAGCCGTTTCGGCCGGATCCGCACCACTCCAGCACTTCATGGTGGCCCACACCCGGCAAGAAGATATTGCCCTCATGACCCGGGCGGCCAAGCTGGATAACCCTGCCAACCCGCAATCGGTACCGCTACAGACCCTGATCCCGGCGTTCATGATCTCCGAGCTCCGGGCAGCGTTCATCATCGGTTTCGTCATTTTCATTCCGTTCCTGGTGATCGACCTGGTGGTCTCGGCCGCGCTGATGTCCATGGGCATGATGATGCTTCCGCCGGTGATGATCTCCCTGCCCTTCAAGATCCTGCTGTTCATCCTGGTGGACGGCTGGGGATTGGTGATCACCGCCCTGATCCAGAGTTATTCGAGCGGCTGA
- a CDS encoding sigma-70 family RNA polymerase sigma factor, with the protein MNREERNELVLQHLPLVGYLVSELCARASHLSRDDFASVGSVALITSADSFDPSLGVPFGAFARRRIVGAFADEMRASDWATRSARKRIKETMSVQETLSGVLGRTPTVAETASALGVERSVVEAALADAARTLSPLDDVVVDTVAADTVSPEHSVLADERLKYLRAAVEALPEKMRYVVEEIYFAGRTVKELAEELGSTHAAVSQQRAEGIRLMRDGLSAHYADDPEQVFEPQSRITARRRHDYLSTLASATLGGITRGFTSHDAALNRAV; encoded by the coding sequence TTGAATCGCGAGGAACGCAACGAGTTGGTGCTGCAGCATTTACCGCTCGTTGGCTACTTGGTGTCTGAGCTCTGTGCGAGAGCTTCTCATTTGTCGCGCGACGATTTCGCGTCGGTAGGGTCCGTGGCGTTGATAACGTCCGCCGATTCCTTCGATCCGAGCCTCGGAGTCCCCTTTGGCGCATTTGCGCGCCGCCGGATCGTTGGGGCGTTTGCGGACGAGATGCGGGCCAGCGACTGGGCTACCCGCTCGGCACGCAAACGCATCAAGGAGACGATGTCGGTCCAGGAAACCCTGTCCGGCGTCCTTGGGCGAACCCCTACGGTGGCGGAAACCGCGTCAGCCCTCGGTGTCGAGCGCAGCGTCGTGGAGGCTGCACTCGCCGATGCCGCCCGGACTCTGTCGCCGCTTGACGACGTCGTCGTGGACACCGTCGCTGCCGACACTGTCTCCCCGGAACACTCCGTCCTGGCCGATGAGCGCCTCAAGTACCTCCGCGCCGCCGTCGAGGCCCTGCCGGAAAAGATGCGCTACGTGGTCGAGGAGATCTACTTCGCCGGGAGGACCGTCAAGGAGCTCGCCGAAGAGCTTGGCTCCACGCACGCTGCAGTGTCCCAACAGCGCGCCGAAGGTATCCGGCTCATGCGTGATGGACTCTCTGCGCACTACGCTGACGACCCCGAGCAAGTCTTCGAGCCGCAGTCACGGATTACTGCCCGACGCCGGCACGACTACCTCTCGACGCTAGCCTCCGCGACCCTTGGCGGAATTACGCGTGGTTTCACTTCGCATGATGCTGCGTTGAACCGTGCTGTCTAG
- a CDS encoding DUF1003 domain-containing protein yields MSTAEQGSTWHAEHKAALSSGQRAADIMRNGMGSWPFVGGFIFFMLVWAAINTWVLPGNGWDPYPFILLNLFLSMLAGLQGAILLIAAKRQDAIAAAMAQHDYDTDLAARADIGLLLKINEQQLEILHELRRISPDSDSVSVPPTAR; encoded by the coding sequence ATGAGCACAGCTGAGCAAGGGTCCACCTGGCACGCCGAACACAAAGCAGCATTGAGCTCGGGTCAGCGAGCCGCGGATATCATGCGCAATGGGATGGGGAGCTGGCCGTTCGTGGGCGGCTTCATCTTCTTCATGCTTGTGTGGGCAGCCATCAACACATGGGTCCTGCCAGGCAACGGTTGGGACCCCTACCCCTTCATCCTGCTGAACCTGTTCCTGTCCATGCTGGCCGGACTTCAGGGAGCGATCCTCTTGATCGCAGCCAAACGCCAGGATGCGATTGCGGCCGCCATGGCCCAACACGACTACGACACGGACCTCGCGGCGCGGGCTGACATTGGCTTGCTGTTGAAGATCAACGAACAACAGCTGGAAATCCTGCATGAGCTTCGCAGGATCAGTCCTGATTCGGATTCCGTTTCCGTCCCGCCCACGGCGCGCTAG
- a CDS encoding flagellar biosynthetic protein FliR — translation MELPFNQSWLEVLLLASVRMTAFLVVAPPFSHQTIPLRIKAMLGIGLGLAVSQRLSVGYTSKDTAGFITAVVLELVTGLVLGFLVLLVFAAIQSAGSLIDLFSGFQMAQGFDPQMMINGAQFTRLMQMAALALLFASDGYQLVIGGLTGSFTALPLAGGLDLAQPVHAMISAVTGMFLSAVQIAGPLLVVLVLADIGLGLLTRVAPALNAFALGFPLKVLITLGLAGFLFLALPRLVAMLAEQVANTLMGVG, via the coding sequence GTGGAGTTGCCCTTCAACCAGTCCTGGCTTGAGGTCCTGTTGTTGGCCTCCGTCCGGATGACGGCCTTCCTGGTGGTGGCTCCGCCCTTCTCTCACCAAACAATTCCGCTGCGCATCAAAGCGATGCTCGGCATCGGTTTGGGGCTGGCCGTTTCCCAACGTCTCTCCGTTGGCTACACGTCCAAGGACACCGCTGGCTTCATCACTGCCGTGGTCCTTGAGCTCGTGACAGGCCTGGTCCTTGGCTTCCTCGTACTGCTCGTCTTCGCAGCCATCCAATCGGCCGGCAGCCTGATAGACCTCTTCAGCGGCTTCCAGATGGCCCAGGGCTTCGATCCCCAGATGATGATCAACGGCGCCCAATTCACCCGGCTGATGCAGATGGCCGCGCTCGCCCTGCTTTTCGCTTCGGACGGCTACCAGCTGGTGATCGGCGGCCTGACCGGGAGTTTCACGGCTTTGCCGCTGGCCGGGGGACTGGATTTGGCACAGCCGGTGCACGCGATGATTTCGGCCGTCACCGGGATGTTCCTTTCCGCAGTTCAAATTGCAGGGCCGCTCCTGGTGGTGCTGGTGCTCGCCGACATCGGCTTGGGGCTCCTCACCCGGGTAGCGCCCGCCCTGAATGCCTTCGCCCTCGGCTTCCCGCTCAAGGTCCTGATCACGCTGGGGCTCGCAGGGTTCCTGTTCCTCGCATTGCCGCGGCTCGTCGCCATGCTCGCCGAGCAAGTGGCGAACACACTGATGGGGGTGGGCTGA
- the fliQ gene encoding flagellar biosynthesis protein FliQ translates to MNTNAVLDICLQALILAAKLAAPALVTALVVGLAISLLQSITQLQEATLSFVPKAVAVAVALVVCGHWMITEAVSFTNELFARIPGLIGGA, encoded by the coding sequence ATGAATACCAACGCAGTCCTGGACATTTGCCTCCAGGCCCTGATTCTTGCGGCCAAGCTGGCCGCGCCCGCCTTGGTGACCGCGCTGGTGGTGGGCCTCGCCATTTCCCTCCTGCAGTCCATCACCCAGCTTCAGGAAGCCACCCTCTCCTTCGTGCCCAAGGCCGTCGCCGTGGCCGTGGCCCTGGTGGTGTGCGGACATTGGATGATCACCGAGGCTGTCTCCTTCACCAACGAGCTCTTTGCCCGGATACCCGGGCTGATCGGCGGAGCGTGA
- a CDS encoding TetR/AcrR family transcriptional regulator, giving the protein MPRKPIARDAVLDAFEALLIEVGERAATLDAVAKRAGVSKGGLLYHFPNKEAMISALLERMDRLAAMDIEAMKAAPEGASAFFIKSSLWADTPMDRVFVAATRLAEVAHEETRRRFAGIQQQWLDVLAEEVGPEIAKAVRYMGDGLYFNAMLEGGPGTNASERSADVGALLAAVERLRD; this is encoded by the coding sequence ATGCCGCGAAAACCTATTGCCCGGGACGCTGTCCTGGATGCCTTTGAAGCCCTGCTGATCGAGGTGGGGGAGCGGGCTGCCACGCTCGACGCCGTCGCCAAACGCGCGGGAGTGTCCAAGGGCGGCCTGCTCTACCATTTCCCCAACAAGGAAGCCATGATCAGCGCCCTGCTGGAACGCATGGACAGGCTCGCAGCAATGGACATTGAGGCGATGAAGGCGGCTCCCGAGGGCGCTTCGGCGTTCTTCATCAAGTCCTCGCTTTGGGCCGATACCCCCATGGACAGGGTGTTCGTCGCCGCCACGCGGCTCGCGGAGGTGGCCCACGAAGAAACCCGCAGGCGCTTTGCAGGGATCCAGCAACAATGGCTGGATGTGCTCGCCGAGGAAGTGGGTCCGGAGATAGCCAAAGCGGTCCGGTATATGGGCGATGGGCTCTACTTCAACGCAATGCTTGAAGGCGGCCCGGGAACCAATGCGAGCGAGAGGAGCGCCGACGTCGGTGCGCTGCTGGCCGCCGTCGAACGCCTCCGTGACTGA
- a CDS encoding SRPBCC family protein, translating to MSTPITHASFTLERKLNAPVSRVWSAFSDYGNKKKWFVGPEEWTQGESSLDFREGGTETDTGGPEGGFVSSMKAVYHDIVENERIVYTYEMYLNGQRTSVSLSTIEMEPDGEGTRLALTEQGAYFTDEDHVEGRKEGIEGLLDALKAFVEGN from the coding sequence ATGAGCACCCCCATTACGCATGCAAGCTTCACCCTCGAACGCAAACTCAATGCCCCGGTGTCACGTGTCTGGTCAGCATTTTCGGACTACGGCAACAAGAAGAAATGGTTCGTCGGCCCGGAAGAGTGGACTCAGGGCGAATCCAGCCTTGACTTCCGCGAAGGTGGCACCGAGACGGACACCGGCGGCCCTGAGGGCGGCTTCGTCTCCAGCATGAAGGCGGTCTATCACGACATCGTCGAGAACGAGCGGATCGTCTACACCTACGAAATGTATCTCAACGGCCAGCGGACGTCCGTCTCGCTATCCACCATCGAAATGGAGCCCGACGGCGAAGGAACCCGCCTCGCTCTGACCGAGCAAGGAGCGTACTTCACCGACGAAGACCATGTGGAAGGCCGCAAAGAGGGCATCGAGGGTCTCCTCGATGCCCTCAAGGCCTTCGTCGAAGGCAACTGA
- the csrA gene encoding carbon storage regulator CsrA codes for MLVLTRKPGEQIMIGDDIVITVMEGRGDGVRIGIEAPRGVSIQRREVVEAIAAANLAAAKAGPEAEELLAGLRPPASRRKPD; via the coding sequence ATGCTGGTACTGACACGCAAGCCGGGCGAACAGATCATGATTGGTGATGACATTGTCATCACCGTCATGGAGGGCCGCGGCGACGGCGTGCGGATCGGGATCGAGGCGCCCCGCGGCGTGTCCATCCAGCGTCGCGAAGTGGTTGAAGCGATCGCCGCTGCCAATCTTGCGGCAGCGAAGGCCGGCCCCGAGGCCGAAGAGCTCCTTGCCGGGCTGCGACCGCCTGCATCACGACGAAAGCCAGATTAG
- a CDS encoding EscU/YscU/HrcU family type III secretion system export apparatus switch protein has translation MSDSQEKTEQATDKRMREVRSKGQLSRSQDLTAWLAVGSAAAMIPSTIDRASNAAADQLFSVRSAIAHPEPAKAVAALEAGFGSLAQVLGPLFVVVMVVVLAGSALQGGIHFKKFRAEFEHFNLVNGVKRIFGGQALWGGLKALLKTAVVGLVLYAVVQGLIPVLLTAGGLPVSGVLSAAAGGIGSLVQFAVLAGLTLAAVDIFVVMRRNRKKTRMSKKEIKDENKNSDGDPLIKSQRRSRQLIMSRNRMIGAIADADVVLVNPTHVAVALKYDAGKAAPRVVAKGAGVIAARIREEAEAKSVPMVQDIPLARALHSACELGEEIPVELYRAVAGVLAFVMSLKARGAARGMHRMPGVSGAVPGAVAGAPAGASA, from the coding sequence ATGTCGGATTCACAGGAAAAAACCGAGCAAGCCACTGACAAACGAATGCGGGAAGTCCGTTCCAAGGGGCAGCTTTCCCGTTCGCAGGACCTCACCGCCTGGCTCGCCGTCGGTTCCGCCGCGGCCATGATTCCATCGACTATCGACCGGGCCTCCAACGCGGCGGCGGACCAGTTGTTCAGCGTCCGCAGCGCGATTGCCCACCCCGAGCCCGCCAAGGCCGTCGCAGCCCTTGAAGCCGGGTTCGGTTCGTTGGCCCAAGTGCTGGGGCCCTTGTTCGTGGTGGTCATGGTGGTGGTCTTGGCGGGATCAGCGCTGCAGGGCGGCATCCACTTCAAGAAGTTCCGGGCAGAGTTTGAGCACTTCAACCTGGTTAATGGCGTCAAACGGATCTTCGGCGGCCAGGCACTGTGGGGCGGCCTCAAAGCGCTGCTGAAGACCGCCGTCGTCGGGCTTGTCTTGTACGCGGTGGTGCAGGGCCTCATCCCCGTGCTGCTTACCGCCGGGGGCCTGCCGGTGTCCGGCGTCCTTTCCGCGGCGGCAGGCGGCATCGGGTCCCTGGTCCAGTTCGCCGTGTTGGCGGGCCTGACCCTGGCTGCTGTGGACATATTCGTCGTCATGCGCCGCAACCGCAAGAAGACGCGCATGTCCAAGAAGGAAATCAAGGACGAAAACAAAAACAGCGACGGCGATCCCCTCATCAAGTCGCAGCGCCGCTCGCGCCAACTGATCATGAGCCGGAACCGCATGATCGGCGCCATCGCAGACGCCGACGTCGTTCTCGTCAACCCGACGCACGTCGCCGTAGCTCTGAAGTACGACGCCGGCAAAGCGGCACCGCGCGTTGTGGCCAAGGGCGCGGGGGTCATCGCTGCCCGCATCAGGGAAGAGGCGGAGGCGAAATCGGTGCCGATGGTCCAGGACATCCCGCTGGCGAGGGCGCTGCACTCGGCCTGTGAGCTGGGCGAGGAAATCCCCGTGGAGCTGTACCGGGCCGTGGCGGGAGTCCTGGCGTTCGTGATGTCGCTCAAGGCCAGGGGAGCGGCACGCGGAATGCACCGAATGCCGGGCGTTTCCGGAGCCGTTCCCGGAGCCGTTGCAGGCGCCCCGGCAGGGGCCTCCGCATGA
- a CDS encoding ArsR/SmtB family transcription factor: MLNNQGAADLDSVFHALADPTRRAIVARLCEGPASVSELAKPFAMSLPAIVQHLQVLEHSGLVRSEKIGRVRSCSIVPGPVREAEAWLGLRRTSAERRLDRLESFLNQNHPAKPTQE; the protein is encoded by the coding sequence GTGCTTAACAATCAAGGCGCCGCGGATCTCGATTCCGTTTTCCACGCCCTTGCCGACCCCACTCGCAGGGCCATCGTGGCCCGGCTGTGCGAGGGCCCGGCGTCGGTCTCGGAATTGGCGAAGCCCTTCGCCATGAGCCTCCCGGCGATTGTCCAGCACCTCCAGGTCCTGGAACACAGCGGGCTGGTGCGCAGCGAGAAGATCGGCCGGGTCCGCAGCTGCAGCATCGTCCCCGGACCGGTCCGCGAGGCGGAGGCCTGGCTCGGGCTTCGCCGGACATCGGCCGAGCGCCGGCTGGACCGCCTGGAGAGTTTCCTCAATCAAAACCACCCCGCCAAACCAACACAGGAGTAG